A portion of the Burkholderia pseudomultivorans genome contains these proteins:
- the pnp gene encoding polyribonucleotide nucleotidyltransferase: MSMFNKVVKEFQWGQHKVRLETGEIARQASGAVIVDVEDTVVLATVVGAKSAKPGQDFFPLTVDYIEKTYSAGKIPGGFFRREGRPSEHETLTSRLIDRPLRPLFPEGFYNEVQVVIHVLSVNPEIPADIPALIGASAALAVSGLPFNGPVGAARVAYVNDQYVLNPTREQLKTSRLDLVVAGTERAVLMVESEADQLPEDVMLGAVVFGHEQMQTAIDAIHELVREGGKPEWDWQPAPKDEALIARVTELAQPELLAAYQIRDKQARSTKLKEVYAATSAKLEEAALAAGTVAADKATVGNILFDLEAKIVRGQILNGEPRIDGRDTRTVRPIEIRTGVLPRTHGSALFTRGETQALVVATLGTKGDEQIIDALEGEYRERFMLHYNMPPFATGETGRVGSPKRREIGHGRLAKRALVACLPSADEFGYSIRVVSEITESNGSSSMASVCGGCLALMDAGVPMKAHVAGIAMGLILEGNKFAVLTDILGDEDHLGDMDFKVAGTEQGVTALQMDIKIQGITKEIMQVALAQAKEGRMHILGKMTSAVAGANTQLSEFAPRMITIKINPEKIRDVIGKGGSVIRALTEETGTTIDISDDGVVTIASTNSEGMAEAKKRIENITAEIEVGQVYEGTVLKLLDFGAIVNLLPGKDGLLHISEIVNERVKDINDYLKEGQQVKVKVIQTDEKGRVRLSAKALLNEAAAASQSDAPPQQ; encoded by the coding sequence ATGTCCATGTTCAACAAGGTCGTGAAGGAATTCCAGTGGGGCCAGCACAAGGTGCGCCTCGAAACCGGTGAAATCGCCCGCCAGGCGAGCGGCGCCGTGATCGTCGACGTCGAAGACACCGTCGTGCTCGCGACCGTCGTCGGCGCGAAGTCGGCGAAGCCGGGCCAGGATTTCTTCCCGCTGACCGTCGACTACATCGAGAAGACCTACTCGGCCGGCAAGATCCCGGGCGGCTTCTTCCGTCGCGAAGGCCGTCCGTCGGAGCACGAGACGCTGACCTCGCGCCTGATCGACCGTCCGCTGCGCCCGCTGTTCCCGGAAGGCTTCTACAACGAAGTGCAGGTCGTGATCCACGTGCTGTCGGTGAACCCGGAAATCCCGGCGGACATCCCCGCGCTGATCGGCGCGTCGGCTGCGCTCGCCGTGTCGGGCCTGCCGTTCAACGGCCCGGTCGGCGCCGCGCGCGTCGCCTACGTGAACGACCAGTACGTGCTGAACCCGACCCGCGAGCAGCTCAAGACGTCGCGCCTCGACCTCGTCGTCGCGGGCACGGAGCGTGCGGTGCTGATGGTCGAGTCGGAAGCCGATCAACTGCCGGAAGACGTGATGCTCGGCGCGGTCGTGTTCGGCCATGAGCAGATGCAGACGGCGATCGACGCGATCCACGAGCTGGTGCGCGAAGGCGGCAAGCCCGAGTGGGACTGGCAGCCGGCGCCGAAGGACGAGGCGCTGATCGCACGCGTGACCGAACTCGCGCAGCCGGAACTGCTCGCGGCCTACCAGATCCGCGACAAGCAGGCGCGTTCGACGAAGCTGAAGGAAGTGTACGCGGCGACCTCGGCGAAGCTCGAAGAAGCGGCGCTGGCGGCCGGCACGGTCGCGGCCGACAAGGCCACGGTCGGCAACATCCTGTTCGACCTCGAGGCGAAGATCGTCCGCGGCCAGATCCTGAACGGCGAGCCGCGCATCGACGGCCGCGACACGCGCACCGTGCGCCCGATCGAGATCCGCACCGGCGTGCTGCCGCGCACCCACGGCTCGGCGCTGTTCACGCGCGGCGAGACGCAGGCGCTCGTCGTCGCGACGCTCGGCACGAAGGGTGACGAGCAGATCATCGACGCGCTCGAAGGCGAGTACCGCGAGCGCTTCATGCTCCACTACAACATGCCCCCGTTCGCGACTGGGGAAACGGGCCGCGTCGGTTCGCCGAAGCGTCGCGAAATCGGCCACGGCCGCCTCGCGAAGCGCGCGCTCGTCGCGTGCCTGCCGAGCGCCGACGAATTCGGCTACTCGATCCGCGTCGTGTCGGAAATCACCGAGTCGAACGGTTCGTCGTCGATGGCATCGGTGTGCGGCGGCTGCCTCGCGCTGATGGACGCCGGCGTGCCGATGAAGGCGCACGTCGCGGGTATCGCGATGGGCCTGATCCTCGAAGGCAACAAGTTCGCGGTGCTGACCGACATCCTCGGCGACGAAGACCACCTCGGCGACATGGACTTCAAGGTGGCCGGTACGGAGCAAGGCGTGACGGCGCTGCAGATGGACATCAAGATCCAGGGCATCACGAAGGAAATCATGCAGGTCGCGCTCGCGCAGGCGAAGGAAGGCCGCATGCATATCCTCGGCAAGATGACGTCGGCGGTGGCCGGTGCGAACACGCAACTGTCGGAATTCGCGCCGCGCATGATCACGATCAAGATCAACCCGGAAAAGATCCGCGACGTGATCGGCAAGGGCGGTTCGGTGATCCGTGCGCTGACGGAAGAAACGGGCACGACCATCGACATCTCCGACGACGGCGTCGTGACGATCGCGAGCACGAACAGCGAAGGCATGGCCGAAGCGAAGAAGCGCATCGAGAACATCACGGCCGAGATCGAAGTCGGTCAGGTGTACGAAGGCACGGTGCTGAAGCTGCTCGATTTCGGCGCGATCGTGAACCTGCTGCCGGGCAAGGATGGCCTGCTGCACATCTCCGAAATCGTCAACGAGCGCGTGAAGGACATCAACGACTACCTGAAGGAAGGCCAGCAGGTCAAGGTCAAGGTGATCCAGACGGATGAAAAGGGTCGCGTGCGTCTGTCGGCGAAGGCGCTGCTGAACGAAGCAGCGGCTGCGTCGCAGTCGGATGCGCCGCCGCAGCAGTAA
- the rpsO gene encoding 30S ribosomal protein S15, with translation MSVADIKKSEVVAQFARGTNDTGSPEVQVALLTARIVELTGHFKTHAKDHHSRRGLLRMVSRRRKLLDYLKGKDADRYRALIEKLGLRK, from the coding sequence ATGTCTGTTGCAGATATCAAGAAGTCGGAAGTCGTTGCTCAGTTCGCCCGCGGTACCAACGACACGGGTTCGCCCGAAGTCCAGGTCGCACTGCTGACCGCACGTATCGTCGAACTGACGGGTCACTTCAAGACCCACGCGAAGGACCACCACAGCCGCCGCGGCCTGCTGCGCATGGTGAGCCGCCGCCGCAAGCTGCTCGACTACCTCAAGGGCAAGGATGCCGATCGTTACCGCGCGCTGATCGAGAAGCTGGGTCTGCGTAAGTAA